Proteins from a genomic interval of Clostridium cochlearium:
- a CDS encoding bacteriohemerythrin, translated as MFNWKEEFSCNVKSIDTQHKRLFELANELYDLLSLKDDYDRYDDILNTLSELQRYTVYHFSYEEDLMKSVNYTNFEAHKKQHDNFVKKVTSIDKDYIDENQKEVLKDLLLFIVDWIEGHILKVDMQYKNLFNEKGIK; from the coding sequence ATGTTTAATTGGAAAGAAGAGTTTTCTTGTAATGTAAAAAGTATAGATACTCAGCACAAAAGATTATTTGAATTAGCTAATGAACTTTATGACTTACTTTCTTTAAAAGATGATTATGATAGATATGATGATATATTAAATACTTTATCTGAACTTCAAAGATATACCGTATATCATTTTAGTTATGAAGAAGATTTAATGAAAAGTGTAAATTATACTAACTTTGAAGCTCACAAAAAACAACATGATAATTTTGTAAAAAAAGTAACTAGCATAGATAAAGATTATATAGATGAAAATCAAAAAGAAGTGTTAAAGGATTTATTGCTCTTTATTGTAGATTGGATAGAAGGACATATATTAAAAGTTGATATGCAATATAAAAATCTATTTAATGAAAAAGGCATAAAATAA
- a CDS encoding HNH endonuclease signature motif containing protein — protein sequence MAKCEVCGARAEVHHIVNKCEGGIDYPLNYKYLCSEHHRGKEGPHKNYQVDIKYKLELQNKLKEILVKDYYNICELEILLHINKNKLKKMFKWYKIYKEGYRKEDIILKLMGGKIYSSYMLEEYDDFIPLIVG from the coding sequence TTGGCTAAATGTGAAGTATGCGGTGCAAGAGCCGAAGTACATCATATAGTTAATAAATGCGAAGGTGGAATAGATTATCCTCTAAATTATAAATATTTATGTTCAGAGCATCATAGAGGAAAAGAAGGACCACATAAAAATTACCAAGTTGATATAAAGTATAAGCTGGAATTGCAGAATAAACTGAAAGAAATTTTAGTAAAGGATTATTATAATATATGTGAATTAGAAATTTTACTTCATATAAATAAAAATAAATTAAAGAAAATGTTTAAGTGGTACAAGATTTACAAAGAAGGATATAGAAAAGAAGATATAATTTTAAAATTAATGGGAGGAAAAATATATAGTTCTTATATGTTGGAGGAATATGATGATTTTATTCCATTGATAGTAGGATAA
- a CDS encoding metal ABC transporter solute-binding protein, Zn/Mn family, which yields MKKFLKLFLIISLSIIIISGCGKKDEVGISNNKDKIKVVVTFNPLREFVDYIGKDKVDVNVIIPEGTEPHDFEPKAKDIMKLNEGDLFIYNGFGMEGWVDKTLKSIENNKMLIVDSSKGCEPINIEEDNHDHGNSNDPHIWLGLTTAKRQAFNIKESLIKLDESNKEFYEENYKEFEKEIDNLLNSYKNKFEQLDNKSFVTGHSAFSYFCRDFGLEQRSVEGVFAEGEPSSKKLKELVDYCKSKNIKTIFLEENVSPKVSETLAKEVGAEVKVIDTIEYKKEDKKYLEIMKENIDKVYNSLK from the coding sequence ATGAAAAAGTTTTTAAAATTATTTCTTATAATATCATTGTCTATAATTATAATTTCTGGTTGTGGTAAAAAAGATGAAGTTGGAATTTCTAATAATAAAGATAAGATAAAAGTTGTAGTAACTTTTAATCCATTAAGAGAATTTGTAGATTACATAGGTAAAGACAAAGTTGATGTAAATGTAATAATACCAGAGGGTACCGAACCGCATGATTTTGAACCTAAAGCTAAAGATATTATGAAATTAAATGAAGGAGACCTTTTTATATACAATGGATTTGGAATGGAAGGCTGGGTTGATAAAACTTTAAAATCTATAGAAAATAATAAGATGTTGATAGTGGATTCATCTAAAGGTTGTGAACCTATAAATATTGAAGAAGACAATCATGATCATGGTAATTCTAATGATCCTCATATATGGTTAGGATTAACTACAGCTAAAAGACAAGCATTTAATATAAAAGAATCATTAATTAAATTAGATGAAAGCAATAAAGAATTTTATGAAGAAAATTATAAAGAGTTTGAGAAAGAAATAGATAATTTACTTAATAGCTATAAAAATAAATTTGAACAATTAGATAATAAGAGCTTTGTAACAGGTCATTCAGCTTTTTCATATTTTTGTAGAGATTTCGGATTAGAACAAAGAAGTGTAGAAGGGGTATTTGCAGAAGGAGAACCAAGCAGTAAAAAGTTAAAGGAATTAGTAGATTACTGTAAATCTAAGAATATAAAAACTATATTTTTAGAGGAAAATGTAAGTCCCAAAGTATCTGAAACTTTAGCCAAGGAAGTTGGAGCTGAAGTAAAAGTAATAGATACAATAGAATATAAAAAAGAAGATAAAAAGTATTTGGAAATTATGAAAGAAAATATTGATAAAGTTTATAATAGTTTAAAGTAA
- a CDS encoding metal ABC transporter ATP-binding protein, whose protein sequence is MINIKNMYFSYINDNNYILKDINLNIVNGGYYSIIGENGSGKSTLVKLMLKLLNPSKGSISINTNKIGYVPQKSDHFNSKFPITVNEIFKCHCKTLGLKNYNSLESLLKELDISNLKESLIGNLSGGQQQKVFIAKALIGDPDLLILDEPSTGVDMISQKNIYTFLKNLNIKKQMTIISIEHNLKAAFENSSHIIKVENSSARIYSIKDIGSLKNLNNI, encoded by the coding sequence ATGATAAATATAAAGAATATGTATTTTTCCTATATTAATGATAATAATTACATATTAAAAGATATAAATTTAAATATTGTTAATGGAGGGTATTATTCCATTATAGGTGAAAATGGTAGTGGGAAAAGCACCCTAGTAAAACTTATGTTAAAATTACTTAATCCCTCTAAAGGGAGTATTTCCATAAATACAAATAAAATAGGATATGTACCTCAGAAATCAGACCATTTCAATTCTAAATTTCCTATAACCGTAAATGAAATATTCAAATGTCACTGTAAAACTTTAGGTTTAAAAAATTATAATTCATTAGAATCTTTACTAAAAGAATTAGATATAAGCAATCTTAAAGAAAGTCTAATTGGAAATTTGTCTGGTGGACAACAACAAAAAGTTTTTATCGCAAAAGCACTTATTGGTGACCCTGATTTATTGATATTAGACGAACCTTCAACAGGTGTAGATATGATTAGTCAAAAAAACATATATACTTTTTTAAAAAACTTAAATATTAAGAAACAAATGACCATTATTTCTATAGAACATAATTTAAAAGCAGCTTTTGAAAATTCATCTCATATTATTAAAGTTGAAAATTCCTCTGCTAGAATATATTCTATCAAAGATATTGGTTCTTTAAAGAATTTAAATAATATATAA
- a CDS encoding metal ABC transporter permease gives MFSYKFIQNAFLASLLISILCPAVGTFLVLKRHSMMGDALSHSSFAGIAIGLLLGFNPIVTSFIFTSLCALFIEYLRNYYKKYSEIILVIVMTLSVGIGITLVSMGKTNANINTYLFGSILTVSTKDLYIMCILGVISLLILYTLFNKLLYISFDEEGAQIAGINTKLVNYIFSLLVGSTISLSIRIMGILVISSMIALPTATALQLNCGFKKTFIYSIIFGFLDIVIGLFLSFYIDCAPGGTIAICSVVILLFTILFKKLK, from the coding sequence ATGTTTTCATATAAATTTATACAAAATGCATTTTTAGCTTCTTTGCTTATATCCATCTTGTGTCCCGCTGTGGGAACTTTTTTGGTATTAAAAAGACATTCTATGATGGGAGATGCACTTTCTCATTCTTCCTTTGCAGGTATTGCTATTGGACTGTTACTAGGATTTAACCCAATAGTAACTTCTTTTATTTTTACATCTTTATGTGCATTATTCATAGAATATTTGAGAAATTACTATAAAAAATATTCGGAAATAATTTTAGTTATTGTAATGACTTTAAGTGTTGGAATAGGAATTACATTAGTCAGTATGGGAAAAACTAATGCAAACATAAATACCTACTTATTTGGTAGCATTCTTACAGTATCTACTAAAGATTTATATATTATGTGTATTTTAGGAGTAATTTCTTTATTAATTCTATATACTCTCTTTAATAAATTATTATATATAAGTTTTGATGAAGAAGGTGCTCAAATTGCTGGTATCAACACAAAATTAGTAAATTATATTTTTTCGTTACTTGTTGGTTCCACTATTTCACTATCTATACGCATAATGGGTATATTAGTTATATCATCTATGATAGCACTACCTACTGCAACAGCATTACAACTTAATTGTGGATTTAAAAAAACTTTTATTTATTCTATTATTTTTGGATTTTTAGATATAGTTATAGGTTTATTTTTATCCTTCTACATAGATTGTGCTCCAGGAGGAACTATAGCCATATGTTCCGTAGTAATTTTATTATTTACTATTCTTTTTAAAAAGCTAAAATGA
- a CDS encoding Fur family transcriptional regulator, whose amino-acid sequence MNNITSIFKEKKLKLTPQRIAVYKYLKSTDEHPSAETIYKSLQPEYPTMSLATVYKTLKTLVEVDLIQEINVGEGNFRYDGKTNPHPHIQCLNCGKVDDIKDINFENLNEKVKPYTDYEVLNNQVYFYGICSCCKKNNN is encoded by the coding sequence ATGAATAATATTACCTCTATTTTTAAAGAAAAAAAGTTGAAACTTACGCCTCAGCGTATTGCAGTGTATAAATACTTAAAATCTACTGATGAACATCCTTCAGCAGAAACTATATATAAATCTTTACAGCCGGAATATCCTACTATGAGCTTAGCTACGGTATATAAAACATTAAAAACTTTAGTAGAAGTGGATTTAATTCAAGAAATAAATGTAGGAGAAGGTAATTTTAGATATGATGGAAAAACTAATCCTCATCCCCATATCCAATGTCTCAATTGTGGAAAAGTAGATGACATAAAAGATATAAACTTTGAAAATTTAAATGAAAAAGTTAAACCTTATACTGATTATGAAGTTTTAAATAATCAAGTATACTTTTATGGTATATGTAGTTGTTGTAAAAAAAATAATAATTAA
- a CDS encoding ABC transporter substrate-binding protein → MRKILKMKKIIIFICISFLFFSIGCKILGKKDSGEKENKLNIYLDIKDKHSLEVIKLAIDEYSKENSKIKIDITNSIGNSIKKDISEKKMDLIITNPNNMAVLQNSGLLSDVDIYLKKNKIDENFHKIIYSVGRYNDKYYGIGLVPYTVEFFYNKDKLKDLKIEEPKDIDKLKKLLKELNNKNISIPTILTENIDMNDLILSVFMEKNLNLSNVKSMEKHLKEAFQKINTLQKQGVINNNTFKLGNESSIKKLANSNIPAVISISYYSNEFKDKDNIEIINNLQLDENLKSNLPIIIDNVICVPTNSENNENIHKFIGYVYGDKFQKKLYNKTGITANKKISKKEGHIQEKINKHIEESSGKDIIISQTMQENLRMDIISKIEKILSGNYTGKEYEEILQEIK, encoded by the coding sequence ATGAGGAAGATCTTAAAAATGAAAAAAATAATAATATTTATATGCATTAGTTTTTTATTTTTTTCTATAGGTTGTAAAATATTGGGGAAAAAGGATTCGGGAGAAAAAGAAAATAAATTAAATATATATTTAGATATTAAAGATAAACATTCATTAGAAGTAATAAAATTAGCTATAGATGAATATTCAAAGGAAAATTCAAAAATAAAAATCGATATAACTAATTCTATAGGAAACAGTATAAAGAAAGATATATCAGAAAAAAAAATGGATCTAATAATAACAAATCCTAATAACATGGCAGTTTTACAAAATTCAGGATTATTAAGTGATGTAGATATATATTTGAAAAAAAATAAAATAGATGAAAATTTCCATAAAATTATATATTCTGTTGGAAGATATAATGATAAATATTATGGTATAGGGTTAGTTCCGTATACAGTAGAATTTTTTTATAATAAAGATAAATTAAAAGATTTGAAAATAGAGGAACCTAAAGATATTGATAAACTAAAAAAGCTTTTAAAAGAATTAAATAATAAAAATATTTCTATACCAACTATATTAACAGAAAATATAGATATGAATGATTTGATTTTATCAGTGTTTATGGAAAAAAATTTAAATTTATCTAATGTAAAATCAATGGAAAAACATTTAAAGGAAGCGTTTCAAAAAATTAATACATTACAAAAACAAGGGGTTATAAATAATAATACTTTTAAATTGGGAAATGAAAGTTCAATAAAAAAGCTTGCTAATTCTAATATACCAGCAGTAATTTCTATATCTTATTATAGCAATGAATTTAAAGATAAAGATAATATAGAAATAATTAATAATTTACAGCTAGATGAAAATCTAAAATCTAATCTACCAATTATAATTGATAATGTAATATGTGTACCTACAAACAGTGAAAATAATGAAAATATACATAAATTTATTGGATATGTATATGGGGATAAATTCCAAAAAAAATTATATAATAAAACTGGAATAACAGCAAATAAGAAAATTTCAAAAAAAGAAGGACATATCCAAGAAAAAATTAATAAGCATATAGAGGAAAGTTCAGGAAAGGATATTATAATATCACAAACCATGCAAGAAAACTTAAGAATGGATATAATATCAAAAATAGAAAAAATATTATCAGGTAACTATACGGGAAAAGAATATGAAGAGATATTACAAGAAATTAAATAA
- a CDS encoding transposase encodes MLGYWRSHCDYQSLLLSSISELYKTDPTIVEYYSSSIEKLYNLNLDDIKPLIRETYSLTGKPSNQQPELFRSFILMSDLGFHSLQKWIKHLRAHDILCTIIGVEKSNVPGLGTHYDFISRFWGMSPKAEKSAKDSLHSFTSKPHKKLGKNEKLPPKHPGVIKNLVEQALKGRTVETRPEKLFQQIFAKLAIEPSAKLGLLGNTQKLDISGDGTCLETGGSSLGIKTCDCIKKGIFNCKCNRRFSDPDARRGWDSYHEKWYYGHCLYFLSVYNPKLKKDLPIYFRMVQAQRYDGVTAIFALSEVRKMYPQFNFDKFIADAAHDNYPTYKLLNEWNIKAVISLNPKGEGKNKYEPPIGYTKDGIPICKCNQPMVYDWYDKGRSRIKYRCPLVKGKIKECPHKEECSPSAYGRVIYVKPSDDLRLFTAIPRNSDLWKQIMKKRTSSERVNKRILEDYNMEQTHCRGKKRWSWWTLIHSINIHLDAQLSVSKTNLLDIIKLTANKAC; translated from the coding sequence ATGTTAGGTTATTGGCGTAGCCATTGTGATTACCAAAGTCTTCTTTTGTCAAGCATTAGTGAACTTTATAAAACTGATCCCACTATCGTGGAATACTACTCATCAAGTATTGAAAAACTATATAATTTAAATCTTGATGATATAAAACCATTAATTAGAGAAACATATTCTCTAACTGGTAAACCTTCAAACCAGCAACCGGAACTCTTCAGATCATTTATATTAATGTCTGACTTAGGTTTTCATAGTCTACAAAAATGGATTAAGCACTTACGTGCACATGATATACTTTGCACCATCATTGGTGTTGAAAAATCTAATGTACCAGGATTAGGTACTCATTATGATTTCATATCGAGATTTTGGGGTATGAGCCCTAAGGCTGAAAAATCAGCCAAGGACTCACTTCATTCTTTTACTTCCAAGCCCCACAAAAAACTTGGCAAGAATGAAAAACTACCACCAAAACATCCTGGTGTTATTAAAAATTTAGTTGAACAGGCTCTTAAAGGACGAACTGTCGAAACTCGCCCTGAAAAGCTATTTCAACAAATTTTTGCTAAGTTAGCTATTGAGCCTTCCGCTAAACTCGGTCTCCTTGGTAATACTCAAAAACTTGATATATCAGGAGATGGTACCTGTCTTGAAACTGGCGGTAGCTCATTAGGCATTAAGACCTGTGATTGCATTAAAAAAGGTATTTTTAACTGCAAATGTAATAGAAGATTCTCTGACCCTGACGCTAGACGCGGTTGGGACAGTTACCACGAAAAATGGTATTATGGTCATTGCCTATATTTTCTTAGTGTCTATAATCCTAAACTTAAAAAGGATCTTCCTATATATTTTAGGATGGTACAAGCGCAGCGTTATGATGGTGTTACTGCAATTTTTGCACTTTCAGAAGTTAGAAAGATGTATCCTCAATTTAACTTTGATAAGTTCATCGCAGATGCTGCTCATGATAACTATCCTACGTATAAGCTTCTTAATGAATGGAATATAAAAGCTGTTATATCCCTTAATCCAAAGGGTGAAGGTAAAAATAAATATGAACCACCAATTGGATATACTAAGGACGGTATTCCCATCTGCAAATGCAACCAACCAATGGTATATGATTGGTACGATAAAGGCAGAAGTAGAATTAAATATAGATGTCCTTTAGTAAAAGGTAAAATTAAAGAATGTCCTCATAAGGAAGAATGTTCTCCTAGTGCCTACGGCCGTGTAATATACGTAAAGCCAAGTGATGACTTACGTTTATTTACTGCTATACCTAGAAACTCTGACCTTTGGAAACAAATAATGAAAAAGAGAACTTCTTCAGAGCGAGTAAATAAAAGAATACTTGAAGACTACAACATGGAACAAACCCACTGCCGTGGTAAAAAACGTTGGTCTTGGTGGACATTAATCCATAGCATCAATATTCATTTGGATGCTCAACTATCTGTTTCTAAAACTAACCTATTAGACATTATAAAATTAACTGCAAACAAAGCATGCTAG
- a CDS encoding CPBP family intramembrane glutamic endopeptidase, producing the protein MEEFLKSIVVYIFIYLPPLIIFWKVWTRRRKNKFILLLISIIYVVGSLFTQNLLPFIFVIINIIYMKREDNFSYIEYKFNFRDFNFFKALIISLFSYAVTIIVAIIALNLFSSYEVPIKDQEIVEIMSKLSLKKFIFMMPITMVFAPIIEEYIFRWLIFEKILKRYMGIFISTLLSSIIFALIHFNIKSFPAILWMGIFNCFLIHKKGYWYAVFNHSFFNSVSTIAILIQKLTYM; encoded by the coding sequence TTGGAAGAGTTTTTAAAAAGTATAGTAGTATATATTTTTATATACTTACCACCACTGATAATATTTTGGAAGGTTTGGACAAGAAGGAGAAAAAATAAATTTATATTATTACTGATAAGTATTATATATGTAGTAGGAAGTTTATTTACACAGAACTTACTACCATTTATATTTGTAATTATAAATATAATATATATGAAAAGAGAAGATAACTTTAGTTATATAGAATATAAATTTAATTTTAGAGATTTTAATTTTTTTAAAGCTTTAATTATTTCTTTATTTTCCTATGCTGTTACTATAATTGTAGCAATTATAGCTTTGAATTTATTTTCTTCATATGAAGTGCCAATAAAAGATCAAGAAATAGTAGAAATAATGTCTAAATTATCATTAAAAAAATTTATTTTTATGATGCCAATAACTATGGTTTTTGCTCCAATAATAGAAGAGTATATATTTAGATGGCTTATATTTGAAAAAATATTAAAAAGATATATGGGAATTTTCATATCTACTTTATTAAGTAGTATAATATTTGCCCTAATACATTTTAATATTAAGTCTTTTCCTGCTATATTATGGATGGGCATTTTTAATTGTTTTTTAATACACAAAAAAGGATATTGGTATGCGGTTTTTAATCATTCATTTTTTAATTCAGTATCAACTATTGCAATTTTAATTCAAAAATTAACTTATATGTAA
- the yihA gene encoding ribosome biogenesis GTP-binding protein YihA/YsxC: MEIKQSEFITSAKIPSQYPEDDRIEIAFVGRSNVGKSSLINSLTNRRKLVKVSSKPGKTRLINFFLINNDFYFVDLPGYGYARVSKEEKKNWGKTIETYLTDREQLKKIILLVDSRHKPTNDDILMCNWIKYYGYDLSVVATKSDKLKRSEFKKNEKIIRDTLDLSKDNKIIFYSTLNKSGREELLQDIFNTCSID; this comes from the coding sequence ATGGAAATAAAACAATCAGAATTTATAACTTCTGCTAAAATTCCCTCTCAATATCCAGAGGATGACAGAATAGAAATAGCTTTTGTAGGTAGGTCAAATGTAGGAAAATCTTCTTTAATTAATAGCTTGACTAATAGAAGAAAACTTGTAAAAGTAAGTAGTAAACCAGGAAAAACTAGATTAATAAACTTTTTTTTAATAAACAATGATTTTTATTTTGTAGACTTACCTGGTTATGGATATGCTAGAGTATCAAAAGAAGAAAAGAAAAATTGGGGAAAGACTATAGAGACATATCTTACAGATAGAGAACAGCTAAAAAAAATTATACTACTTGTGGACTCTAGACATAAGCCTACAAATGATGATATATTAATGTGCAACTGGATAAAATACTATGGATATGATTTATCTGTAGTAGCAACTAAAAGTGATAAATTAAAAAGAAGTGAATTTAAAAAGAATGAAAAAATTATAAGAGATACTTTAGATTTATCAAAAGACAATAAAATAATTTTTTATTCTACACTAAATAAAAGTGGAAGAGAAGAACTTTTACAGGATATATTCAACACTTGTAGTATTGACTAG
- the lon gene encoding endopeptidase La produces MGKKIEVLPIIPLRGITIFPYMVIHFDVGREKSIGSLEEAMLKDQKIFLATQKEAKVEDPKEEDIFTIGTVCSIKQILKLPGNTVRVLVEGECRGKIIEFIEEEDLLRVEIEEIRDKECTEDNKCEALFRLVKNSFKEYSKLVGTISMETLISIEDIDSPGRYVDVIASYLLLSQDKKQRLLEAYDVNERLQEILSILSNEIDILKIEKKIGIKVKNKIDKVQKEYYLKEQLKAIQEELGEDDEDKKEINKYKNKINKAKLPKVVKDKALYELDRLKNSGTYSTEGGIIRTYLDWILDLPWNTETKDNLDIKRAREILENEHYGLEDVKDRIIEYLAVKKMSKTLKGPILCLVGPPGVGKTSIAKSIAHALNRNFVRMSLGGVRDEAEIRGHRKTYIGAIPGRIIYGMKQAKSKNPLFLLDEIDKMSSDFRGNPGDALLEVLDSEQNNTFRDHYLELEYDLSKVLFITTANTLETIPRPLMDRMEIIEVSGYTEEEKFNIAKRHLIPKKLEEHNMNKQAISFSDNSILYIIENYTRESGVRNLERKIATVIRKAIAEMVEKEKKRINITINHVKKYLGPEQYTYDKASNEDKIGVVMGMAWTSYGGDTLPVEVMVMPGTGKLELTGKLGDVMKESAKAGYTYIRANAEKYKIDPNFYKEKDIHIHVPEGAVPKDGPSAGVTMITAMVSALGSKKVKHNVAMTGEITLTGDVLPIGGLKEKTLAAYRAGIDTVIIPKDNEKDLIQIPNSVKKKINFIVADNIDIVLENAIIL; encoded by the coding sequence ATGGGAAAAAAGATAGAAGTTCTTCCAATAATTCCTTTAAGAGGCATAACTATATTTCCGTATATGGTAATTCATTTTGATGTTGGTAGGGAAAAATCTATTGGATCATTAGAAGAAGCAATGCTTAAAGACCAGAAAATATTTTTGGCCACTCAAAAGGAAGCTAAAGTTGAAGATCCTAAAGAAGAGGATATATTTACAATAGGAACTGTTTGCAGTATTAAACAAATATTAAAATTACCAGGTAATACAGTTAGAGTCTTAGTAGAAGGAGAATGTAGAGGAAAAATAATTGAATTTATTGAAGAAGAAGATTTATTAAGAGTAGAGATAGAAGAAATAAGAGATAAAGAATGTACAGAAGATAATAAGTGTGAAGCACTATTTAGATTAGTAAAAAATTCTTTTAAAGAGTATTCAAAGCTTGTAGGTACAATATCTATGGAAACTTTAATATCTATAGAAGATATAGATAGTCCAGGTAGATATGTAGATGTTATAGCATCTTATCTTTTATTAAGTCAAGATAAAAAGCAAAGATTACTAGAAGCTTATGATGTAAATGAAAGATTGCAAGAGATTTTAAGTATTTTAAGCAATGAAATTGATATATTAAAAATAGAAAAGAAAATAGGAATTAAAGTAAAAAATAAAATAGATAAAGTACAAAAAGAATATTATTTAAAAGAGCAATTAAAAGCAATTCAAGAAGAATTGGGCGAAGATGATGAAGATAAAAAAGAAATAAATAAATATAAAAATAAAATAAATAAGGCTAAACTTCCTAAAGTAGTAAAAGACAAGGCTTTATATGAATTAGATAGACTAAAAAATAGTGGTACATATTCTACAGAAGGAGGTATAATAAGAACCTATTTAGATTGGATATTAGATTTACCTTGGAATACAGAGACTAAGGACAATTTAGATATAAAAAGAGCTAGAGAGATACTTGAAAATGAACACTATGGGTTAGAAGATGTAAAAGATAGAATAATAGAATATTTAGCTGTTAAAAAAATGAGTAAAACGTTAAAGGGGCCAATACTTTGTTTAGTTGGACCACCAGGTGTAGGTAAGACTTCTATAGCTAAGTCAATTGCCCATGCACTAAACAGAAACTTTGTTAGAATGTCCTTAGGTGGAGTAAGAGATGAGGCAGAAATAAGAGGGCATAGAAAAACTTATATAGGTGCAATACCAGGTAGAATTATATATGGAATGAAACAGGCTAAATCAAAAAATCCTTTATTTTTATTAGATGAAATAGATAAAATGAGTAGTGATTTTAGGGGAAATCCAGGAGATGCTCTTTTAGAGGTATTAGATAGCGAGCAAAATAATACTTTTAGGGATCATTATTTGGAATTAGAATATGATTTATCAAAGGTTTTATTTATAACTACAGCAAATACGTTAGAAACTATACCAAGACCTCTTATGGATAGAATGGAAATAATAGAGGTATCAGGATATACAGAAGAAGAGAAATTTAATATAGCTAAGAGACATTTAATTCCTAAAAAATTAGAAGAACATAATATGAATAAACAAGCAATAAGTTTTTCTGATAATAGTATATTATATATAATAGAAAATTACACAAGAGAATCTGGAGTTAGAAATCTAGAAAGAAAAATAGCTACAGTTATAAGAAAAGCTATTGCAGAGATGGTTGAAAAAGAGAAAAAAAGAATAAACATAACAATTAATCATGTTAAGAAGTATTTAGGACCAGAACAATATACATATGATAAAGCAAGTAATGAAGATAAAATTGGAGTAGTTATGGGAATGGCATGGACTAGTTATGGAGGAGATACCTTACCAGTAGAAGTTATGGTTATGCCAGGAACAGGAAAATTAGAGTTAACAGGTAAATTAGGAGATGTAATGAAAGAATCTGCAAAAGCGGGATATACTTATATAAGAGCTAATGCAGAAAAATATAAAATAGATCCTAACTTTTATAAGGAAAAAGATATCCATATTCATGTGCCAGAAGGAGCAGTACCAAAGGATGGGCCGTCAGCTGGTGTAACTATGATTACAGCTATGGTTTCTGCATTGGGTTCTAAGAAAGTTAAACACAATGTAGCCATGACAGGGGAGATTACATTAACAGGAGATGTACTGCCTATTGGAGGATTAAAAGAAAAAACATTAGCAGCCTATAGAGCTGGCATAGATACTGTTATAATACCTAAAGACAATGAGAAAGATCTAATACAAATACCTAATTCAGTAAAGAAAAAAATTAATTTTATTGTAGCGGACAATATAGATATAGTATTAGAAAATGCTATTATATTATAA